One Serpentinicella alkaliphila DNA segment encodes these proteins:
- a CDS encoding nucleotide sugar dehydrogenase, whose amino-acid sequence MTLKERIIKKEANIGVIGLGYVGLPLAIAASLSGYKVTGIDTDKKKIINILLGRSYIKGIEDSIIVEASKSGNLIVTHNIKRLESMDVLIICVPTPLDKEHNPDVTFINEVVTNIKKYSKKNCLIILESTTYPGTTQELIKEELDKLGWALNEHYNLCFSPERVDPGNKKYGLRNTPKVVGGISKECTELGALFYKEITDNVKCVSSASVAEMAKLLENTFRFINIALVNELSVMCDKMGINIWEVIDAAATKPFGFMEFFPGPGVGGHCIPIDPIYLNWRAKSYNVQSELIKLSTQINNSMPEYVVNSIINILKKSDLENCKILVIGVAYKRDIDDIRESPAIPMIKSLKNYKAGVDFYDPYIKEIDVNNEILYSIDYLNKDLSEYDCIIIVTNHTDINYNYISQNGKMIYDTRNSFNMISGNIITLGGGLSVNENV is encoded by the coding sequence ATGACATTAAAAGAGAGAATTATAAAGAAAGAGGCCAACATAGGAGTCATAGGTTTAGGCTATGTAGGGTTACCCTTGGCAATAGCAGCATCTTTAAGTGGTTATAAAGTTACTGGTATAGACACTGATAAGAAAAAAATTATTAATATCTTATTAGGTAGGTCATATATTAAAGGAATTGAGGATAGTATTATCGTTGAAGCTTCTAAATCAGGTAATTTAATTGTTACACATAATATAAAAAGGCTTGAAAGCATGGATGTTCTAATTATATGTGTGCCTACTCCATTAGATAAGGAGCATAATCCTGATGTAACATTTATAAATGAAGTTGTTACGAATATAAAAAAATACTCGAAAAAAAATTGTTTAATTATACTTGAAAGTACAACCTATCCAGGTACAACACAAGAACTTATTAAGGAAGAATTAGATAAACTAGGGTGGGCCTTAAATGAGCACTATAATTTGTGTTTTTCTCCAGAACGAGTAGACCCAGGAAATAAAAAATATGGATTAAGAAATACACCGAAAGTTGTTGGTGGAATTAGTAAAGAGTGTACAGAGCTTGGTGCCTTATTTTATAAAGAGATAACAGATAATGTCAAATGTGTTTCTTCAGCATCTGTGGCTGAGATGGCTAAATTACTAGAAAATACGTTTAGGTTTATTAATATTGCACTAGTTAACGAATTATCAGTAATGTGTGATAAAATGGGCATTAATATTTGGGAAGTAATAGATGCAGCTGCAACAAAACCCTTTGGATTTATGGAATTTTTTCCTGGGCCAGGGGTCGGGGGACACTGTATTCCTATTGACCCTATATATTTAAATTGGAGAGCTAAGAGCTATAATGTTCAAAGTGAGTTAATTAAATTATCTACACAAATAAATAATAGTATGCCGGAGTATGTAGTTAATTCTATTATTAATATACTAAAGAAGTCTGATTTAGAAAATTGTAAAATACTTGTTATTGGGGTCGCCTATAAAAGAGATATTGATGACATCAGAGAATCTCCTGCAATTCCAATGATTAAATCTCTGAAGAATTATAAGGCAGGAGTAGATTTTTATGATCCATATATTAAAGAAATAGATGTAAATAATGAGATTCTGTATTCTATTGATTATTTAAATAAAGATTTAAGTGAATATGATTGTATCATAATTGTAACAAATCACACTGATATAAATTATAACTACATTTCACAGAATGGAAAAATGATATATGATACTAGGAATTCTTTTAATATGATAAGTGGGAATATTATTACATTAGGAGGGGGTCTTAGTGTAAATGAAAATGTATGA
- a CDS encoding DUF1292 domain-containing protein: protein MGNCSQGTCNDHDHKKEKRKIYLTLQDDSKLECDVIDIFEISPQKYIAVLPTNSETALLYRFTENKDEISLSNIESDEEYTMAGDVFLKKNSHNYI, encoded by the coding sequence ATGGGAAATTGTTCACAGGGTACTTGTAATGATCATGATCATAAGAAAGAAAAAAGGAAAATCTATCTTACTTTGCAAGATGATTCTAAACTTGAATGCGATGTTATAGATATTTTTGAAATTAGTCCACAAAAATACATAGCTGTACTACCAACGAATTCAGAGACAGCCCTGCTATATAGGTTTACAGAGAATAAAGATGAAATTTCTCTAAGTAATATTGAGAGCGATGAAGAATATACAATGGCTGGAGACGTATTTTTGAAAAAAAACAGTCACAATTATATCTAA
- the pepT gene encoding peptidase T, which translates to MNNVVERFIRYVKFDTKSDPESQSCPSTNNQLNLGKELVNELKRLGLSDVSMDTNGYVMATLPSNIEKACPTIGFIAHMDTSPDISGENVKPQFIESYNGGDIELNKEKNIILSPSDFPDLKNYIGDTLITTDGTTLLGADNKAGIAEIITAMEYLIMKPEIKHGTVKIAFTPDEEIGRGADLFDVKKFNADFAYTIDGGPIGELEYENFNAAGAKIIIKGRNVHPGSSKNKMKNSISIAMELANMLPQNEKPEHTENYEGFFHLNDFNGNVEETTLKYIIRDHNKYLFEKKKSIITEAVSFLNKKYGEGTIHLVLKDQYYNMKEKIEPVFEIVELAKKAMEEVGVEPMITPVRGGTDGARLSYMGLPCPNIFTGGHNFHGKFEFIPISSMSKAVEVILKIIELNCI; encoded by the coding sequence ATGAATAATGTTGTAGAGAGATTTATAAGGTATGTAAAGTTTGACACTAAATCTGATCCTGAATCTCAATCATGTCCTAGTACAAACAATCAATTAAATTTAGGTAAAGAATTAGTTAATGAATTAAAAAGACTTGGGCTATCAGATGTTTCGATGGATACTAACGGTTATGTTATGGCTACTCTTCCATCAAACATAGAAAAAGCCTGCCCTACTATTGGTTTTATTGCTCATATGGATACAAGTCCTGATATATCAGGTGAAAATGTTAAACCTCAATTTATTGAAAGCTATAATGGAGGAGATATAGAATTAAATAAGGAGAAAAATATAATTCTATCTCCAAGTGATTTTCCTGATTTAAAAAACTATATAGGCGATACCTTAATTACAACAGACGGAACAACCCTATTAGGTGCTGATAACAAGGCAGGAATTGCAGAAATAATTACAGCAATGGAATATTTGATTATGAAACCAGAAATAAAGCATGGAACTGTGAAAATTGCTTTTACCCCTGATGAGGAAATAGGGCGAGGAGCAGATTTATTTGACGTTAAAAAATTTAATGCAGATTTTGCCTATACAATAGATGGTGGTCCAATTGGTGAGCTAGAATATGAAAATTTTAATGCTGCAGGTGCAAAAATAATAATTAAAGGTAGAAATGTCCACCCTGGATCTTCCAAAAATAAAATGAAAAACTCAATTTCAATAGCAATGGAGCTTGCGAACATGTTACCTCAAAATGAAAAACCAGAACATACGGAAAACTATGAGGGATTCTTTCACTTAAACGACTTCAATGGTAACGTAGAAGAAACTACACTTAAATATATAATTAGAGACCATAATAAGTATCTCTTTGAAAAGAAAAAATCAATAATAACAGAAGCTGTTTCATTTCTAAATAAGAAATACGGTGAAGGAACAATTCATCTGGTTTTAAAAGATCAATATTATAATATGAAGGAGAAAATTGAACCTGTATTTGAAATTGTTGAACTAGCCAAAAAAGCTATGGAAGAGGTTGGTGTTGAACCTATGATTACACCAGTCCGTGGTGGAACAGATGGGGCTAGATTGTCTTACATGGGTTTACCTTGTCCAAATATATTTACTGGGGGACATAATTTTCATGGAAAATTTGAATTTATCCCCATTAGCTCAATGAGTAAAGCAGTTGAAGTTATTTTAAAAATAATCGAACTCAATTGTATATAG
- a CDS encoding IS1634 family transposase, whose protein sequence is MDILSPTDVVPSYNFGHALINQLWSNMALDNFFEVSSGKRNAKTVAQALYYLIAHRCAHPSSINLAASEQKRYAGVPILGNDIFYDVLDVLADQKEAVVAHLADFFQKKTNRKESEAYYDVTTYSFESTKWGELRMFGFSKDHKNNEVQVVMGLLMDNNGIPITFELFPGNTMDQNTLVQSVEKLKKLYGLEKITVVADRGLNSGSNLEYLIKGGQDFVISYTLKRSKERFKEMVWDESNWNNTTDPMSGEIIYRSKVVNQNIEVKVPLKEDEISEIGKRGRPKKYRIEEIPVKIHLTWSSKRAKKDNQDRERMLEKLKKKLDKPYQLKAALRRGCNQYLEMELDTEGWKLDENKINEASRYDGYYAIITNNLELSTEEVMKIYGGLWKIEESFRILKTDLRARPVFVWSDNHIKGHFTMCFLCLCILRYMQYLLSSEQGRQVSVAEIMEAIREPLVLVQGKFPKVVVTPTRISQSYLVLAEILKLSTLKSNMTLTKFRACTKLDLSVNLK, encoded by the coding sequence ATGGATATTTTGTCTCCTACTGATGTTGTTCCTTCCTATAACTTCGGTCATGCACTAATCAACCAACTATGGAGTAATATGGCCCTTGATAACTTCTTTGAAGTTAGTTCTGGAAAGCGCAATGCAAAGACTGTGGCCCAAGCACTTTATTATTTAATTGCTCATCGCTGCGCACACCCATCAAGCATTAATCTAGCGGCTTCAGAGCAAAAACGTTATGCTGGAGTACCAATTCTGGGAAACGATATATTTTATGATGTTTTAGACGTTCTTGCTGACCAAAAAGAAGCTGTGGTAGCCCATTTAGCAGACTTTTTTCAAAAGAAAACGAACCGAAAAGAGTCTGAAGCTTACTATGATGTAACGACATATTCCTTCGAAAGTACCAAATGGGGCGAACTTAGAATGTTTGGATTTTCAAAAGATCATAAAAATAATGAAGTTCAAGTAGTAATGGGGCTTTTGATGGATAATAACGGCATTCCAATAACATTTGAGCTTTTTCCAGGGAACACAATGGACCAAAATACTTTAGTACAATCTGTTGAAAAACTAAAAAAGTTATATGGGTTAGAGAAGATTACCGTGGTAGCAGATAGAGGACTTAATAGTGGAAGTAACTTAGAATACCTTATCAAAGGTGGACAAGACTTTGTAATTAGTTATACTTTGAAACGTTCTAAAGAACGATTCAAAGAAATGGTTTGGGATGAAAGTAACTGGAATAACACTACAGATCCAATGAGTGGTGAAATCATATATCGCAGTAAGGTTGTTAATCAAAATATAGAAGTTAAAGTTCCTCTAAAAGAAGATGAAATTTCAGAAATTGGCAAACGGGGTAGGCCTAAAAAATATAGAATTGAAGAAATACCAGTAAAGATTCATCTGACATGGTCGTCTAAACGCGCTAAAAAAGATAACCAAGATAGAGAAAGAATGCTTGAAAAATTAAAAAAGAAATTGGATAAGCCATACCAATTAAAAGCAGCTCTAAGAAGAGGATGTAATCAATATCTTGAAATGGAATTAGATACAGAGGGCTGGAAATTAGATGAAAATAAAATAAATGAAGCATCACGCTATGATGGTTATTATGCAATAATAACAAACAACCTAGAGTTAAGTACAGAAGAAGTAATGAAAATATACGGGGGACTTTGGAAAATAGAAGAAAGCTTTCGTATATTAAAGACAGACCTAAGAGCTCGTCCAGTATTCGTGTGGAGTGATAATCATATTAAAGGGCATTTTACAATGTGCTTTCTATGTTTATGTATTTTACGATATATGCAATACCTTTTATCAAGTGAACAAGGTAGGCAGGTGTCAGTGGCTGAAATTATGGAAGCGATAAGAGAACCACTAGTCTTGGTTCAAGGCAAGTTTCCAAAAGTTGTTGTCACACCTACACGAATTTCTCAATCTTATCTTGTCTTAGCTGAGATACTAAAATTATCTACACTAAAAAGTAATATGACATTAACGAAGTTCAGAGCTTGCACAAAACTTGATTTATCAGTAAATCTTAAATAA
- a CDS encoding DUF4183 domain-containing protein, translated as MPASLFKLVIDAQTTTTTKPNVQRFFYQLNTGDVDNGTLTIVAASFVDDSGDAVVTIPTAVADNGYYMLLINGVLQQEGLYTVTENNVVVTDATGIPENAPIVLVVTNFDPESDTTIIS; from the coding sequence ATGCCTGCAAGTTTATTTAAGCTTGTTATAGACGCACAAACAACGACAACAACAAAACCCAATGTCCAAAGATTTTTCTATCAATTAAATACGGGGGACGTGGATAATGGAACTTTAACCATTGTAGCAGCATCTTTTGTAGATGATAGTGGCGATGCGGTTGTTACAATTCCTACTGCAGTAGCAGACAATGGATACTATATGCTATTAATAAATGGTGTTTTGCAACAAGAAGGTTTATATACTGTTACAGAAAATAATGTTGTTGTAACGGATGCCACAGGTATTCCTGAAAATGCACCAATTGTACTTGTCGTGACTAACTTCGATCCTGAATCAGATACTACGATAATATCATAG